The following are encoded together in the Thermus neutrinimicus genome:
- a CDS encoding ABC transporter permease: protein MATQVLKAKPRTFFGLFWRRFRRHKMAMAGLVVILLLILMAIFAPWIAPYDPTAQPTGEDVGQYYFNPPSREHLLGTDDLGRDVLSRIIYGSRISLLVGFAVAFSSVILGTIMGTLAGYFSGRPLRFYLGPLRREREGFYPWSFALWRVFSWFLYYGVLYLALSIAWTLAEEGIRAGSVGSYLGFGLTLALVLWAAWYGLKGQIRLDLDVAISRLIDFMLTIPTLPLLLVLSALLRDPGVKVGQWAQGVFGDAASVFIIITILVLFGWLGTARLVRGNILSLREQDYATAAQALGASDARIMFRHLVPNTLAPLIVQATLQIGGAILVEAALSFLGFGIQPPVATWGNMLTNAQEYIFTAPWLALPPGFMIFITVLAFNYLGDGLRDALDPRSRL, encoded by the coding sequence ATGGCGACACAAGTTTTGAAAGCCAAGCCCCGGACCTTCTTCGGCCTTTTCTGGCGCCGCTTCAGGCGGCACAAGATGGCCATGGCGGGGTTGGTGGTCATCCTTCTCCTGATCCTCATGGCCATCTTTGCCCCCTGGATCGCCCCTTACGACCCCACCGCCCAGCCCACGGGCGAGGACGTGGGCCAGTACTACTTCAATCCCCCTTCCCGGGAGCACCTTTTGGGCACCGATGACCTGGGCCGGGATGTGCTCTCCCGCATCATCTACGGTTCCCGCATCTCCCTTTTGGTGGGCTTTGCCGTGGCCTTTTCCAGCGTCATCCTGGGTACCATCATGGGCACCCTGGCAGGGTACTTCTCGGGCCGGCCCTTGCGGTTCTACCTGGGCCCCTTAAGGCGGGAGCGGGAGGGGTTTTACCCTTGGAGCTTTGCCCTGTGGCGGGTGTTCTCCTGGTTCCTCTACTACGGGGTCTTGTACCTGGCCCTTTCCATCGCCTGGACCTTGGCTGAGGAGGGTATTCGGGCGGGAAGCGTGGGAAGCTATCTGGGCTTTGGCCTTACCTTGGCCCTGGTCCTCTGGGCAGCCTGGTATGGGCTTAAGGGGCAGATCCGCCTGGATCTGGACGTGGCCATAAGCCGCCTCATCGACTTCATGCTCACCATTCCCACCCTGCCCCTTCTTCTGGTGCTCTCCGCCTTGTTGCGCGACCCCGGGGTAAAGGTGGGGCAGTGGGCCCAGGGAGTCTTCGGCGATGCGGCCAGCGTTTTCATCATCATCACCATCCTGGTGCTCTTCGGCTGGCTGGGCACGGCCCGGCTGGTGCGGGGTAACATCCTTTCCCTGAGGGAGCAGGACTATGCCACCGCTGCCCAGGCCCTGGGGGCCAGCGATGCCCGGATCATGTTCCGGCACCTGGTGCCCAACACCTTGGCGCCCTTGATCGTGCAGGCCACCTTGCAGATCGGCGGGGCCATTTTGGTGGAAGCGGCCCTTTCCTTCCTGGGCTTTGGCATCCAGCCCCCGGTGGCCACCTGGGGCAACATGCTCACCAATGCCCAGGAGTACATCTTCACCGCGCCCTGGCTGGCCCTGCCCCCGGGGTTCATGATCTTCATCACCGTCTTGGCCTTTAACTACCTGGGGGATGGGCTTCGGGATGCTTTGGACCCGAGGAGCCGCCTCTAG